One window of Quercus robur chromosome 5, dhQueRobu3.1, whole genome shotgun sequence genomic DNA carries:
- the LOC126727680 gene encoding uncharacterized protein LOC126727680: MGDFPTTRDESLITRSKRHFTPDNFLLKTESFSLLSKSGLEYKSDIFEAGGHKWRLSLYPKGIKKSRNGHISLYLAITETGEFPLGWEVNASFKLFVFDQIRDEYLTVQDAGGGGGIKRFNDINSEWGFAKFLPLDTFNDASQGYLVNNCCVFAAEVFVHEHNVKRQCLSFIVEPYNSTLTWKIERFSTLNEEYYFSQEFTDRDSKWKLMFYPKGDSTVKNPAVSVYLFLCDCLPSEQNVFVEYKLRIRDQIKGKHKENRGKSNIFIIFLSMLGVKGDYFQHTYHIVKLKGFFTMDVLPAEDWFSSSKGLGYPEFLLLKDLNDASKGFLVNDTVLVEAEIIVISKLK, encoded by the exons ATGGGCGATTTTCCTACCACCCGTGATGAATCAT TAATCACAAGATCCAAAAGACATTTTACTCCAGATAATTTCCTACTAAAAACAGAGTCATTCTCTTTACTGTCCAAGTCTGGGCTAGAGTACAAGTCCGATATTTTTGAAGCTGGCGGGCATAAATG GAGGTTGTCTCTCTATCCAAAAGGAATTAAGAAGAGTAGGAATGGTCATATCTCCCTTTACTTAGCAATCACTGAGACGGGAGAATTTCCTCTTGGTTGGGAAGTTAATGCCAGCTTCAAATTGTTTGTATTTGATCAGATACGGGACGAGTACTTGACAGTTCAAG atgctggtggtggtggtggtatcAAAAGATTCAATGACATAAATAGCGAATGGGGATTTGCCAAATTTCTTCCCCTTGATACCTTTAATGATGCTTCTCAAGGATACCTTGTCAATAACTGTTGCGTATTTGCTGCAGAGGTTTTTGTTCATGAACACAATGTCAAAAGGCAGTGTCTTTCCTTTATTGTAGAACCCTATAACAGCACTTTGACTTGGAAGATTGAAAGATTTTCGACACTGAATGAAgaatattatttttctcaagAATTCACTGATCGAGATTCAAAATG GAAGTTAATGTTCTATCCCAAAGGAGATTCTACTGTAAAAAATCCAGCCGTATCAGTCTACTTGTTCTTATGCGATTGTCTTCCATCAGAGCAAAATGTTTTTGTAGAATACAAGCTGCGCATAAGGGATCAAATCAAAGGAAAGCACAAAGAAAATAGAggtaaatcaaatatttttatcattttcttgtCAATGTTGGGAGTGAAGGGTGATTATTTTCAACATACGTACCATATAGTCAAACTCAAGGGTTTCTTCACTATGGATGTATTACCTG CTGAAGATtggttttcttcttcaaaaggcTTGGGTTATCCAGAATTTTTGCTCCTAAAGGATCTCAATGATGCATCAAAAGGGTTTCTTGTGAATGATACTGTACTTGTAGAAGCAGAGATTATAGTGATCTCTAAACTTAAGTAG
- the LOC126724823 gene encoding uncharacterized protein LOC126724823 isoform X1, translating to MLVYKISQLGARIIKDLTRGHLTSASKMAQSHAFCNHYLQPLKSHSFCAKASDKAHEEWNEEKKKICVTFIEKDGEEKVINVPIGMSMLEAALEHDIDIEGACEGSCACSTCHVIVQDMEYYNKLEDPTDEENDMLDLAFGLTEKSRLGCQLIAEQELDGIRLALPSAT from the exons ATGCTTGTTTATAAGATATCTCAGCTCGGAGCTAGGATTATCAAGGATCTCACAAGAG GGCATTTGACATCCGCATCAAAGATGGCACAATCACATGCATTTTGCAATCATTATTTGCAACCTCTG AAGAGTCATTCTTTTTGTGCAAAAGCTTCTGACAAGGCCCATGAAGAAtggaatgaagaaaaaaaaaa AATATGCGTGACATTTATTGAGAAGGATGGAGAGGAGAAGGTTATTAATGTTCCAATTGGAATGTCTATGTTAGAAGCTGCCCTCGAACATGACATAGATATTGAAG GGGCATGTGAAGGATCGTGTGCCTGTTCCACATGTCATGTAATTGTGCAG GATATGGAGTACTACAATAAACTAGAAGATCCTACTGATGAGGAAAATGACATGTTGGATCTTGCTTTTGGGCTAACTGAGAA GTCTCGTCTAGGTTGCCAACTGATTGCAGAACAGGAACTTGATGGAATTCGCCTAGCACTGCCCTCTGCCACATGA
- the LOC126724823 gene encoding adrenodoxin-like protein 1, mitochondrial isoform X2, with protein MLVYKISQLGARIIKDLTRGHLTSASKMAQSHAFCNHYLQPLKSHSFCAKASDKAHEEWNEEKKKICVTFIEKDGEEKVINVPIGMSMLEAALEHDIDIEGACEGSCACSTCHVIVQVSSRLPTDCRTGT; from the exons ATGCTTGTTTATAAGATATCTCAGCTCGGAGCTAGGATTATCAAGGATCTCACAAGAG GGCATTTGACATCCGCATCAAAGATGGCACAATCACATGCATTTTGCAATCATTATTTGCAACCTCTG AAGAGTCATTCTTTTTGTGCAAAAGCTTCTGACAAGGCCCATGAAGAAtggaatgaagaaaaaaaaaa AATATGCGTGACATTTATTGAGAAGGATGGAGAGGAGAAGGTTATTAATGTTCCAATTGGAATGTCTATGTTAGAAGCTGCCCTCGAACATGACATAGATATTGAAG GGGCATGTGAAGGATCGTGTGCCTGTTCCACATGTCATGTAATTGTGCAG GTCTCGTCTAGGTTGCCAACTGATTGCAGAACAGGAACTTGA
- the LOC126724824 gene encoding trihelix transcription factor ASIL2, producing MEEDEEIHSPQRSPDSESPASSTPPRPPTNGRITVTVASAPPQALPPQQSHHHHHHHSNNNNNNTLTLALPIQQPRSAGSGAGGSGGGGGGREDCWSEGATAVLIDAWGERYLQLSRGNLKQKHWKEVADIVSSREDYRKTPKTDIQCKNRIDTVKKKYKLEKARIASGGGPSKWPFFEKLDHLIGPTAKIPLATLPKVPVGIPVGNRSSAAAAAAAAASQYSNSQMFNKQLSNSNSNTKQKKLELVLRNSGGSGSGSGSGGGVGQRFQMFKKRGGVETDSDSELEAEERDSMDSLPPPVMTRTERKRPRLMVMGGRGGGNVERKERGGGGGGGGGGWGNAVRELTQAILRFGEAYEQAESAKLQQVVEMEKQRMKFAKELELQRMQFFMKTQLEISQLKHSGGGKRGGGGGGGVGNASNHHSNNNNNNSDDSN from the coding sequence ATGGAAGAGGACGAGGAGATCCACTCGCCGCAGCGATCGCCGGATTCGGAATCTCCGGCGTCGTCTACTCCGCCGCGACCGCCGACGAACGGTCGGATAACGGTGACGGTAGCTTCGGCTCCGCCGCAAGCGCTGCCTCCGCAGCAatctcaccaccaccaccaccaccacagcaacaacaacaacaacaacacgcTAACCCTAGCTCTTCCGATTCAACAGCCTCGATCCGCCGGTTCCGGAGCCGGAGGATCCGGCGGAGGAGGAGGCGGGAGAGAGGATTGCTGGAGCGAAGGCGCGACGGCGGTGCTGATCGACGCGTGGGGAGAGCGGTACCTTCAACTGAGCAGAGGGAATTTGAAGCAGAAGCACTGGAAAGAGGTCGCCGATATCGTGAGCAGCAGAGAAGACTATCGGAAGACTCCGAAAACCGATATTCAGTGCAAGAATCGGATCGATACGGTGAAGAAGAAGTACAAGCTCGAGAAGGCGAGGATCGCCTCCGGCGGCGGACCGAGCAAGTGGCCTTTTTTCGAGAAATTGGATCATTTGATCGGTCCCACGGCCAAAATTCCGCTCGCCACGCTCCCGAAAGTGCCGGTGGGAATTCCGGTCGGTAATCGGTCCTCGGCGGCCGCCGCCGCAGCCGCAGCGGCGAGTCAGTATAGTAATAGTCAGATGTTTAATAAACAATTGAGTAACAGTAATAGTAATACTAAGCAGAAGAAGTTGGAATTGGTGTTGAGAAATAGTGGTGGTAGTGGGAGTGGgagtggtagtggtggtggtgttgggcAGAGGTTTCAAATGTTTAAGAAGCGGGGCGGGGTGGAGACGGATTCAGACTCTGAATTGGAGGCGGAGGAGAGGGATTCAATGGATAGTTTACCGCCCCCAGTGATGACAAGGACGGAGAGAAAGCGGCCTAGGCTGATGGTGATGGGTGGGAGAGGAGGGGGGAATGTGGAGAGGAAGgaaagaggaggaggaggaggaggaggaggaggggggTGGGGGAATGCAGTGAGGGAATTGACTCAGGCGATATTGAGGTTTGGGGAGGCGTATGAGCAAGCTGAGAGCGCGAAGCTGCAGCAGGTGGTGGAGATGGAGAAGCAGAGGATGAAGTTTGCTAAGGAGTTGGAGTTGCAGAGGATGCAGTTTTTTATGAAGACCCAGTTGGAGATTTCGCAGTTGAAGCATAGTGGTGGTGGGAAGAgaggtggtggtggcggtggtggtgttGGGAATGCTAGTAATCATCAtagtaataacaataacaataatagtGATGATAGTAACTAG